TCGCCCGGGCGGCGCGCGACGAGTTCGTACGGCACCGGGCGGCCCGACGCCTTCTCGAACGCGCGCACGACTTCGAGCACGCTGTAGCCCTGGCCCGTGCCGAGATTCACGACGAAGCTCGCATCGCGCTTCGCGAGCGCGTCGAGCGCGGCGATGTGCCCCTTCGCGAGATCGACGACGTGGATGTAGTCGCGCACGCCGGTGCCGTCCGGCGTCGGGTAGTCGGAGCCGAACACGCGCAGCTTCTCGAGCTTGCCGACCGCAACTTGCGCGACATATGGCATCAGGTTGTTCGGGATGCCGGCCGGATCCTCGCCGATCAGCCCGCTCGCATGCGCGCCGACCGGGTTGAAGTAGCGCAGCGTCGCGATGCGCCACGACGGGTCCGATACCTCGAGATCGCGCAGGATCTGCTCGGCGATCAGCTTCGACTGGCCGTACGGGTTGGTCGCCGACAGCGGGAACGATTCGTCGATCGGCGAGCGCTCCGGCACGCCGTACACGGTCGCCGACGAGCTGAACACGAACTGTCGGACGTTGCGTTCGCGCATGATCTTGAGCACGGAGAGCAGCCCGCCGAGGTTGTTCTGGTAATACTCGAGCGGCTTCGCCACCGATTCGCCGACCGCCTTGAGCGCTGCGAAATGAATCGTGCCCGTGATCGGATGCGCGTCGAACACCTTCGCGAGTGCGGCTTCGTCGCACACGTCGACCTGGTGGAATGCCGGCGTCTTGCCGGTGATGCGCTCGATGCGACGCACGGCTTCGGCCTTGCTGTTGACGAGGTTGTCGACGATCACGACATCGTAGCCGTTGTCGAGCAGCTCGACGGCCGTGTGCGAACCGATGTAGCCCGCACCGCCGGTAACGAGGATGGTGCCTTTAGCGGTCATGCTGATGCGCTCCTTCAGAGTGTGATGCCGGTCAATGTATGAATGGTCTGTCTGTAGCGTTCGACGACCTGCTGCTCGTCGAATTCAGCGGTCACCTTGCGACGGCCGCGCGCGCCCATCGCATCGCGCCCGGCAGTCCCGAGTTCGATCATGCGGATCAACTGTTCGGCGAGGCTTGCGCTGTCGCGTACGCGGCACAGCAAGCCGGTTTCGCCGTCGGCCACGACGTCGCGGCAGCCCGGCACGTCGGTCGCGACGATCGGGCGGCCCATCGCGGACGCTTCCATCAGCGTGCGCGGCACGCCCTCGCGGTACGACGGCAGCACGACGCAGTCGGCCGCCGAGATGTGCGGGCGCACGTCGTGCGCCTCGCCGAGATATTCAACGACGCCTTCGCCAACCCACGCGTCGACGTCCGCGCGGCCGATCGCGCTCGGATTGTCGACGCCGAGCGGCCCGAGCAGCTGGAAGCGCGCGTCCGGGTAGCGGGCCCGCACGACGCGCGCGGCCTCGACGTACTCCCGGACGCCCTTGTCCCACAGCAGCCGGCCGATCAGGATGAACACGGGGCCACGGCCGGCGGGCAGCGGCACCGGCGCGAACTGTTCGAGGTCCACGCCTTCGCCGTGCAGCAGCCGCGCGCGATCGGGGTGTGCAAGCAGCTGCTCGCCGGTGAAGGTCGCCAGATCGTCGCGGTTCAGGAACCAGACTTCACGCGGAAAGCGGAACGCGAACCGGTACAGGCGCTTCGCGACACTGGCCGCGCGGCTTTTCTGGATGAACACGTAGCCGAGGCCGGTGGTGACCGCGATCGACGGTACGCGCGCGAGCCACGCCGCGATCGACCCGTAGATGTTCGGCTTGATCGTGTAATGGAACACGAGATCGGGCTTGAGCGCGCGGTAATGGCGCACCAGCGCGGCAAGCGTGCCGAGATCCTCGCGCGGGCTCGTGCCTTTCGACGCCACGGCGAGCGCGACGTAACGGCAGCCCATCTGCTCGAGTAGCGGCACCGTGCGGTCGTGCGGCGCGATCACGATGACCTCGGCGCCGCGCGCAACGAGCGCACGGATCAGCCCGTGGCGGTACGTGTAGATCGCCCAGGCCGTGTTGCAGACGAGCGCGATGCGCAGCGAGGGGGTAGGGGGCATGAAAAAAAAGTAAAAATAAAGCGTCGAAAATGCCGGATATGGACTACGCGGACGGGCGCGCCGCGAACAGCGTCCGCTTGATCCGCTGCAGCGTGCGGTAAGGCGTCACGAAATGCAGCAGGTTCTTGGCGAGGCCGGCCCAGTCGTACGGGTTCAGAACGTTGAAGTGCCGCAGCAGCAGCGATAGCGTCGATATCAGCTGGCGGCGGCGCTTGGTCGCGCTGATCCCGCCCTCGTTGAGCTCGTAGTAGAGGCCGAGCTCGGGCAGGTTCGCGCAATCGTAGCGTTGCATTAACCGTAAAAAAAGATCGAGATCCTCGGCCGCGCGGTACTTCGCCCGATAGTTGCCGACTTCGCGCACCGCGTCGATGCGCAACATGACCGACGGGTGCACGAGCGGCGAGCGCAGGAAGCGCGTGCGGCGCAGCGTGCGCGGATCGGCGGGTGGCGTCAGCATGAAGCGCGGCTCCCCGGCCCGCGACACGACCTGGGTCCACATGCCGACGCAGGCCACGCGCGGGTGGGCGTCGAGATACGCGCGCTCTTTGGCGAGGCGCTGCGGCGCGGCGAGGTCGCCGGCGTCGATGCGGGCCGCGTAGCGGAAGCCGCGCGCCGCGAGTGCGTCGATGCCGGCCTCGAGCGCGCGCTCGATGCCGCCGTTGCGCGGCATGCGCAGCACCTCGATCGCGAGGCCGGGCAGGTCGGGCGCCACGATCGGCGGCGTGCTGCCGTCGTCGACGATCAGCACGTGCACCGGCGCGTCCTCTCGAAACGACGCGAGGGTGCGGACGACGTCGTCGTGGCCGTTGTAGGCCGGCATCAGCACGGCCACGTCGTCGAGCGGGGGCGGGCAATCGGGAGACGTCATGGGCGCAGCTTGAAACGAATGTAATAAAAATTAACGGCGGCGGCGGCAACATAGCCGGCCGCCAGCCCGACGAGCGCGCCGTACAGGCCGAGCCGGGGGATGGCGAACACGTTGACGAGCGCGGCGATCGCGAGCGCGAGCACCCATTTCGCCAGCAACACGAATTTTGCTTGATATTTGAGAACGATAAGATTGCCTATCGCCTCGATGCCGGCCGGCACGGACAGCCAGACGGCCCAGCGGAAGATGTCGACCGACGCCTCGTAGCCGCGGCCGAACACCTTGCCGACGATGAGCGGCGCGGCGGCGTCCAGCACCAGCGCGCCGGCCGTCATCAGGCCGGCGGTCATCGCGATCAGCCGGACGATGTTGCGGCGCAGCCGTGCGACGTCCTGCACGCGGTACACGAACGCGGGTGCGATGGTCTGTGCAAGCATCAGCGCGAGCGTGATCCAGTTCTCGTTGAGCTGCTGCGCCGCCGAATAGCGGCCGAGATCGGCGAACGACACGTGACGCTCGAGCATCAGGCGGTCCAGCTTCAGGAACAGATACATGCAGATCAGGCCGAGCCAGAACACGGTGCCGGCGGTGGCAAAGTGCCCGAACAGCGGTTTGTCGAACGTCCAGCCGAGCGTGCCGCCGTTACGATGGCGGTAGTAGAGCAGCAGCACGAAGCCGATCGCGGCGGCCTCGAGCGCCCACAGCCACGCGAAGCGGGCGGGGCCGGCGGCCGCGCGGACCAGCAGCCAGACGGCGAGCGCCTTGGCCAGCGCAGTGAGCATGCTGGTCACGAGCTGCGGCTTGCTGTAGGTCATGCTCTGCAGCCACGCGTTGATCACGCCGACGAACGGCTCGCGGAACACCATCGTGACCGCGAGGCCCGCGAGCATCGCGCCGACGAGCGGATCGAACGCGCCGGCGCCGATCGCGACCCAGGTCGCGACGAGCGCGGCGGCGGACACGCCGATGCGCAGCGCGAATGCGCTGCCGAGCACCGCGCCGAGTTGTGCGGGCGGGCGCTGGACGATGGTCGGAACCAGGATTTCGGCGCCGCATACCCAGGTGAGCGGCGCCAGTACGAGGAGAAGCGTATTCGCATACTGCCATTTGCCGAACACGTCCGGCCCGAAATAACGGGCCAGAAGACCGCTGATCGCGATCGCGACGCCGATCTGCGTAAGCCGTTCGAGCCCCAGCCAGACGAGATTCGCGACGGCTTTCGCGACGTCCGGGTTGCCGAATCGCTTCAGCATGCGGGACAGCCGCATGCGCGCGAGGCGGCCGGCAGGGAGCCCGGAGGCGGCAGGGTGGCGGCGGCGGAACGGCTAGGCATTAAAATGGACGGAATCCGCGTCATCAAAACCCGCGATTATAAGTGGGATCGGGGCCGCACCAGCCGTCCCGTTCCTTGCAGCGCCGGGCCCGCATGTATGATGCCGGGCACGCGCGAAGGCGGCCAGATTATTTTCCATGCACGCAACCGAGAGAGAATCGATGATCTCCCAATCCATCTTCAAGGCATATGACATTCGCGGTGTGGTCGGCAAGACGCTCGACGCCGATACGGCGCGCGGGATCGGCCGGGCATTCGGCAGCGAAGTGCGCGCACAGGGCGGCGACGCGGTCGTCGTCGCGCGCGACGGCCGCCTGTCGGGGCCCGAGCTCGTCGGCGCACTCGCCGAGGGCCTGCGTGCGGCAGGCGTCGACGTCGTCGACGTCGGCATGGTGCCCACGCCGGTCGGCTATTTCGCGGCGAGCGTGCCGCTTGCGCTGAAGGGTGGCGAGCGTCGCGTTGATTCGTGCATCGTCGTCACGGGCAGCCACAACCCGCCCGACTACAACGGCTTCAAGATGGTGCTGCGCGGCGCGGCGATCTACGGCGAGCAGATCCAGGCGCTGTACCGCCGCATCGTCGACGAGCGCTTCGAGACGGGCAGCGGCTCGTACGAGGCATTCGACGTCGCCGACCAGTACATCGAGCGCATCGTCGGCGACGTGAAGCTCGCGCGTCCGCTGAAGCTCGTCGTCGATGCCGGCAACGGCGTCGCGGGCCCGCTCGCGACGCGCCTGTTCAAGGCGCTCGGCTGCGAACTCGTCGAGCGCTTCACCGACATCGACGGCACGTTCCCGAACCACCACCCCGATCCCGCGCACCCGGAAAACCTGCAGGACGTGATCCAGGCGCTCAAGGACACCGACGCCGAGCTCGGCTTCGCGTTCGACGGCGACGGCGACCGCCTGGGCGTCGTCACGAAGGACGGCCAGATCATCTACCCGGATCGCCAGCTGATGCTGTTCGCGGAGGAAGTGCTGTCGCGCAACCCGGGCGCGCAGATCATCTACGACGTGAAGTGCACGCGCCATCTCGCGCAATGGGTGAAGGCGAAGGGCGGCGAGCCGCTGATGTGGAAGACGGGCCATTCGCTCGTGAAGGCGAAGCTGCGCGAGACGGGCGCGCCGCTCGCGGGCGAGATGAGCGGCCACGTGTTCTTCAAGGATCGCTGGTACGGTTTCGACGACGGGCTTTACACGGGCGCGCGCCTGCTGGAGATCCTGTCGAAGACGGCCGATCCGAGCGCGCTGCTGAACGCGCTGCCGGACGCGATGAGCACGCCCGAACTGCAACTCTGGCTCGACGAAGGCGAGAACTTCCGCCTGATCGAGAAGCTGCAGAAGGAAGCGAAATTCGATGGTGCGGACGAGGTCGTGACGATCGACGGCCTGCGCGTCGAGTACCCGGACGGCTTCGGCCTCGCGCGTTCGTCGAACACGACGCCGGTCGTCGTGATGCGGTTCGAATCCGAGACCGAGGAAGGGCTCAAGCGCATCCAGGACGACTTCCGCCGCGTGCTGACGGCCGCGAAGCCGGACGTCAAGCTGCCGTTCTGAGCGCCCCGAACCTGGCGCGTCGCGCCAGGCCCCGGAGTGTGCAAGGAATACTTCGGACGGCCCGGCGTTTTCTCGAGAGCCCCGGCGGCCTGCGGACCGCCGTCGGCGCGACGATGATCGAAGGATCGTCGCGTCATGCCCGAAAAGCGGCGCACGCCGACGGCGTGCGGCCGCTTTTTGCCTGTGTGGTCCCCCGGGCGCGATAAAATCGCGTCTTTATGCCTGTCGCCGGCCGTCCGCCGGCGTTTTTTCAGCGTGCAAAAGATCCTGATCGTGCGCGTGTCGTCGCTGGGCGACGTCGTGCACAACATGCCGGTGATCGCCGATATCCGGCGTCGCCATCCCGACGCGCAGATCGACTGGCTCGTCGAGGAGAGCTTCGTCGACCTCGTGCGGCTCGTCGACGGCGTGCGCGACGTGCTGCCGTTCTCGCTGCGCCGCTGGCGCAAGAAGCCGTTCTCGGGTGCGACGTGGCGCGAGATCCGCGCGTTTCGCAAGCGCCTCGCGGCCGAGCAGTACGACCTCGTGATCGACTGCCAGGGGCTTATCAAGACGGCGTGGGTCGCAAGCTGGGCGCGCGGTCCGCTCGCGGGCCTCGGCAACCGCACCGACGGCGCGGGCTACGAATGGCCGGTGCGCTTCTTCTATCGCAAGCGCGTGCCGATCGAGCCGCGCACGCATGTGGTCGAGCGTTCGCGCCAGCTGGTCGCGGCCGCGCTGGGCGACCCGGCGCCGACGCCGGCCGATCCGGTCGACTTCGGCCTCGATACGCGCGCGGCGGCGCTCGCGGTCGCGGCGCTCGGCCTGAACCTGCCGGTGCCGTACGTGGTGTTCGTGCATGCGACGTCGCGCGCCGACAAGCAGTGGCCGGACGCCGCCTGGATCGAGCTCGGCCAGGCGCTCGTGCGGCGCGGCGCGTCGCTCGTGCTGCCGTGGGGCAACGAAGCGGAGCGCGCAACCAGCGAGCGGCTCGCGAAGGAATTCGGCGCGGCGGCGATCGTGCCGCCGAAACTGTCGCTGCCTGCCGTCGTCGGACTGATCGACGGCGCGGCCGCGACGGTCGGGGTTGATACAGGTCTGGTTCACATCGCGGCCGCGCTGAAGCGTCCGACGGTCGAACTGTACAATTTCGCGACGGCCTGGCGTACCGGCGGCTATTGGTCGCCGAACGTCGTCAATCTCGGCACGGCGGGGCAGCCGCCGTCGATCTCGCAGGTGAAGGCGGCGCTCGCGGGCTTCGGTCTGCTGTGACGCCCGTCACGCCTGCCCTGCCAGTCACGCACGCGAACCGATCATGAGCGAATCCCAGATCATCGAAGTCCCGTCCGCCGACTGGAGCGGACACAACCTGTCGACGCCGCGCGAGCAACTGCTCGCCGCGGTCGAGGAAGGCAAGGTGCTGTATTTCCCGAACCTGCGCTTCGCGATCGAAGGCGGCGAGGAAGCGTTGCTCGATCCGGCGCTCGCCGATCCGAAACGCAAGAACATCAGCCTCGCGCCGAATGGCGGCGCGCTCGCCGGCGTGCTCGGCGACAGCGTCACGCAGTCGGCCGTGCGCGCGCTCGTCGCGCGTTTCCAGCAGCAAGCCGGCACGCTCGTCGACGGCCTCTTTCCCGAGTACCGCGGCAAGCTGCGCGTCGCGCCGACGAGCCTGCGGCTGATGCAGGTCGAGACGCGCCAGACTTCATGGCGCAAGGACGACAGCCGACTGCACGTCGACGCGTTCCCGTCGCGGCCGAACTACGGCGAGCGGATCCTGCGCGTGTTCACGAACGTGAACCCGGCCGGGCAGCCGCGCGTGTGGCGCGTGGGCGAACCGTTCGAGGACGTCGCGAAGCGTTTCCTGCCGAAGATCCGGCCGCAGTTTCCTGGTTCCGCGTGGCTGCTGAACCTGCTGCACGTGACGAAGTCGCCGCGCAGCGCGTACGACCACCTGATGCTGAACCTGCACGACGGGATGAAGGCGGACCTCGACTACCAGAAGACGTGTCCACAGCAAACGATGCCGTTTCCGCCGGGCAGCGTGTGGATATGTTTCTCGGATCAGACTTCGCACGCTGTGATGTCCGGCCAGTTCATGCTCGAGCAGACCTTTTTCCTGCCGGTCGACGCGATGGTGCGTCGCGACTGCGCGCCGCTCGGCATTCTCGAGCGCCTGACCGGCAGGACGCTGGTTTGAGCGCGCGCCTGTTTCGACGCATGACGGGGGCTGCCTCATGCTGAGGGCGATCTATCGCGCGCTGTGGTGGCTGGTCGCGCCGATCGCCGTGATCCGGCTCTTCGTGCGTTCGCGCAAGGAACGCGGCTATCGCGAACACATCGGCGAGCGCTTTGGTCACGTCGCGGGCCGTTCGCCGGACGATCGCGCGCCGCTGATCTGGGTGCATGCGGTATCGGTGGGCGAGACGCGCGCTGCGCAGCCGCTGATCGACGCGTTGATGCGCGCGCGTCCCGACGCGCGCATCCTGCTTACCCACATGACGCCGAGCGGCCGCGCGACCGGCGAGCAGATCTTCGGCGATCGAGTGTTGCGCTGCTATCTGCCGTACGACATGCCGGGCGCGGTGCGGCGCTTCCTGCACGCATGGCGGCCGACGCTCGGGCTCGTGATGGAAACCGAAGTGTGGCCGACGCTGATCGACGAATGCCGCCGTGCGGACGTACCGCTCGTGCTGACCAACGCGCGGATGTCCGCGCGTTCGCATCGGCGCGCCGCGAAATTCGGCGCGGCGACGCGCGACGTGTTCGGCGGTTTCTCGCGCGTGCTCGCGCAGAGCCCGGCCGACGCGGAGCGCCTGACGTCGCTCGGTGCGCGCAACGTGACGGTGCTCGGCAACCTGAAGTTCGACATGACGACGCCGCCGGAGCTGGCCGCGCGCGGCCATGCGTGGCGCGACGCGATCGGCGCGCGGCCCGTGTGGGTCGCGGCGAGCACGCGCGAGAACGAAGAGGCGCTGGTGCTGCAGGCGTTCGCCGCGATGAAGACGCCGGATGCGCTGCTGATTCTCGTGCCGCGTCATCCGCAGCGTTTCGCGGAAGTGGAGGCGCTGGTCGCGCGCAACGGCTTCAAGTGCGTACGGCGCTCGGTGTGGGGGGCCGATGCTGCGGCGCTCGCGGCCGGGCGCGCCGCCGCCGCCGAACCGCTGGCGGACGACGTGACGGTGCTGCTCGGAGACTCGATGGGCGAGCTCGGCGCGTATTACGCGGCGAGCGACGTTGCGTTCATCGGCGGCAGTTTGCTGCCGCTCGGTGGACAGAACCTGATCGAAGCCTGCGCGGTTGGCGTGCCGGTGCTGATCGGCCCACACGTATTCAACTTCACGCAGGCGACCGCCGATGCGGTCGCGGCCGGCGCGGCGCTGCAGGTCGCGGATCCGCTCGATCTCGCGCACGTGCTCGACGCGCTGTTCGCCGACAACGCGCGGCGTATCGCGATGGGTGCGGCCGGTGCAGCGTTCGCGGCGCGCCATCGCGGTGCGACCGCGCGCTCGGTGGACGTGCTGGCGGCGTTGCTGCCGCCGGTGGAGCGGGGCGGGCGTGCGATGCACGGCGCAGCCGACGCTTTCGACGAATAAGCGGGAGGCGTAAGGCCGTTCCCCCGGCTGACGTGGCGACGGCATACCGCCGTCGTGTCGCTCACACCGTCAACAGCCCCTTCTTCTCGATGAACGCGATCACGTCCGCGACGCCTTCAAGCGCCTTCAGGTTCGTCATCACGTAAGGCCGCTCGCCGCGCATCTTCTTCGTATCGGACGCCATCACATCAAGGTTCGCGCCGACGAGCGGCGCGAGGTCCGTCTTGTTGATCACGAGCAGGTCGGACTTCGTGATGCCGGGGCCACCTTTGCGCGGAATCTTCTCGCCGCCGGCGACATCGATCACGTAGATCGTCAGGTCCGACAGCTCGGGGCTGAACGTGGCCGCGAGATTGTCGCCGCCCGATTCGATGAACACGATGTCGGCGTCGGGGAAGCGCGACAGCATCCGGTCGACGGCCTCGAGGTTGATCGACGCATCCTCGCGGATCGCCGTGTGCGGGCAACCGCCCGTCTCGACGCCCATGATGCGTTCCTCGGGCAGTGCGCCCGCGACCGTCAGCAGGCGCTGGTCTTCCTTCGTATAGATGTCGTTGGTGATCGCGACGAGGTCGTACTTGTCGCGCATCGCCTTGCACAGCATTTCGAGCAACGTGGTCTTGCCGGAGCCGACCGGCCCGCCGATGCCGACACGCAGCGGCGGCAGTTTCTTGGTGCGGCGGGTGGAGGAGAGAGCAGGTGCATTCATGGCGTGGATCTTGTTCAGGAGCGGAACAACCGCGAATACTGGGATTCGTGCCGCGCCGACAGGATGCCGAGCTGCGGCGCGAACGTGTTGATGGCGTCGGGTGGCGTCGCGAGCGCGCGGCGCACGGCCGCGTCGATCGCGCCGCGCAGCGCGACGATGATGCGCTGGCCGGCGAGCTGGCCGAGCGGCACCGCTTTCAGCGCGGCGGACGTCTGGTTCTCGACCCAGCCGAATGCGTAGGCGGCGAGCGTCGCGTCGGCGCCGGCATCATGCGCGGCAGCCGCGTACGCGAACGCCGTCGGCAGCGCGATCGGTGACAGCGACGCGAGCGTCGCGCGGCGCTCGGCATCGCCCCATTCGAGCGACCCGCAGAGTTGTGCGAGCGACCAGCCCATCTGCTCGGTTTCGCGGCGCAGTTCCGACGATTCGCGGCTCGCGACGAACCACGCGTTCTCGCGCACGAGCGCATCGGCGTCGTGCGCGTGCCAGCGCGCGAGCTGGTGCGCGAGGAACGGCAGCTCGCCGTGCGCGAGCACGTCGGTCAGTCCGCTCGCGATCCAGTCGCGCGCGGTGTCCGCGTCGCGGATCAGGTTCGCGTCGAGCGCGGCTTCGAGTCCCTGCGAATAGCTGAACGCGCCGATCGGCAGCGCCGGCGACGCGAGATGCAGCAGCGCGACGAGTTCAGTGGTGGTCATGACCGTGGTGGCCGTGCGAGCAGCCCGGGCCATGCTGATGATCGTGATCGTGATCGTGATCGTGATCGTGATCGTGCGAGTGCGAGTGGCCGTGGTGTTCGCCGAACACCTGCTGTGCAAGCGCGTAATCCTCCGCGAACGTCGCGTCGTGTCCGTGCTTGTGACCACCGCCGTATGCGCCGGCTTCCGGCTGGAACGGTGCGCTGGCTTCTTCGACCTGCGTGCCGAGCCGGCGCAGCATGTCCGCGAGCACCGGATCGGCTTCGAGCTTCAGATAACCGTCGCCGATCTCGACCGGCGTGTGACGGTTGCCGAGGTGATACGCGGCGCGCATCAGCGTGAGCGCATCGGCGGCACGCACGAGCAGCACGGTCTCGTGCGCCGCGGCGATGCGCACGAGTGCGCCGTCGTCGGCGACGAGCACGTCGCCGTCGCGCAGCACGGTGCCGCGCGGCAGCAGGACTGCGACGTCCTCGCCGGTGTCGAGCGTCGCCGCGAGGCGGCTCTTGCAGCGGGCGTCATACGCGAGCGTGAGCGTCGGCGCACGCGCGACGAGCGACGCGGCGAGCTTCACGTTCGGGGCAATGCGTTTGTCGAGGGTGCGCATGGAACGAAAAACCGGAAATCAGAACAGGAAATAGCGCTGCGCCATCGGCAGCACCGTGGCCGGCTCGCAGGTGAGCAACTGGCCGTCGGCGATCACGTCGTAAGTTTCGGGATCGACGCTGATCGACGGACGCCATGCGTTGTGGATCATATCGGCCTTCGTCACGTTGCGGCAGTTGCGCACCGGCACGACGCGCTTCGCGAGCCCGTAGCGTTCGGCGATGCCCGCCTCGGCCGCCATCTGCGACACGAAGGTCAGCGATGTGCGGGCGAGCGCGCCGCCGCGGGTGGCG
The sequence above is a segment of the Burkholderia diffusa genome. Coding sequences within it:
- the ureE gene encoding urease accessory protein UreE, whose product is MRTLDKRIAPNVKLAASLVARAPTLTLAYDARCKSRLAATLDTGEDVAVLLPRGTVLRDGDVLVADDGALVRIAAAHETVLLVRAADALTLMRAAYHLGNRHTPVEIGDGYLKLEADPVLADMLRRLGTQVEEASAPFQPEAGAYGGGHKHGHDATFAEDYALAQQVFGEHHGHSHSHDHDHDHDHDHDHQHGPGCSHGHHGHDHH